From Amycolatopsis sp. cg9, one genomic window encodes:
- the rpsF gene encoding 30S ribosomal protein S6 produces MSRHYEVMVILDPTLDERTVAPTLDTFLNVIRTSGGSVEKVDVWGRRRLSYEIKKHAEGIYALLDLNSSSDAVKELDRQLSLQETVLRTKVMRREVKRAAAKPAAAKA; encoded by the coding sequence GTGTCACGCCATTACGAGGTAATGGTCATCCTGGACCCCACGCTCGACGAGCGCACGGTCGCCCCGACCCTCGACACGTTCCTCAACGTGATCCGCACTTCGGGCGGAAGCGTCGAGAAGGTCGACGTCTGGGGCCGTCGTCGCCTCTCGTACGAGATCAAGAAGCACGCGGAGGGCATCTACGCCCTGCTCGACCTGAACTCGTCCTCGGACGCGGTGAAGGAGCTGGACCGCCAGCTGTCGCTGCAGGAGACCGTGCTCCGCACCAAGGTCATGCGCCGCGAGGTCAAGCGCGCCGCGGCCAAGCCCGCTGCCGCCAAGGCCTGA
- a CDS encoding single-stranded DNA-binding protein codes for MAGDTVITVVGNLTSDPELRFTPSGAAVANFTVASTPRTLDRQSGEWKDGEALFLRCNIWRQAAENVAESLTRGARVVVQGRLKQRSFETKEGEKRTVVELEVDEIGPSLRYATAKVNKVSRGGGGGGDFGGGGGGGGNRGGGGAPADDPWGSAPPAGGGGGGGFSDEPPF; via the coding sequence ATGGCTGGAGACACCGTCATCACGGTGGTCGGCAACCTGACGTCCGACCCGGAACTGCGCTTCACCCCGTCCGGTGCGGCGGTCGCGAACTTCACCGTCGCGTCCACCCCGCGCACACTCGACCGGCAGTCCGGCGAGTGGAAGGACGGCGAGGCGCTGTTCCTGCGCTGCAACATCTGGCGGCAGGCGGCGGAGAACGTCGCCGAGTCGCTGACCCGCGGCGCCCGCGTCGTCGTGCAGGGCCGCCTGAAGCAGCGGTCGTTCGAGACGAAGGAAGGCGAGAAGCGCACCGTCGTCGAGCTCGAGGTCGACGAAATCGGCCCCTCGCTGCGCTACGCCACGGCCAAGGTCAACAAGGTCAGCCGCGGTGGCGGCGGCGGTGGTGACTTCGGCGGCGGCGGTGGCGGCGGCGGCAACCGCGGTGGCGGCGGCGCACCGGCCGACGACCCGTGGGGTTCGGCCCCGCCGGCCGGCGGCGGTGGCGGCGGTGGCTTCTCGGACGAGCCCCCCTTCTGA
- the rpsR gene encoding 30S ribosomal protein S18 yields the protein MAKPPIRKPKKKVCVFCKAEKKGRPELIDYKDTNLLRKYISDRGKIRARRVTGNCSQHQRDIAIAVKNSREMALLPYTSTAR from the coding sequence GTGGCCAAGCCACCCATCCGCAAGCCCAAGAAGAAGGTCTGCGTGTTCTGCAAGGCCGAGAAGAAGGGCCGCCCGGAACTGATCGACTACAAGGACACCAACCTGCTGCGGAAGTACATCTCCGACCGCGGCAAGATCCGTGCCCGTCGCGTCACCGGCAACTGCAGCCAGCACCAGCGTGACATCGCCATCGCGGTCAAGAACTCCCGCGAGATGGCGCTGCTGCCCTACACCTCGACCGCGCGCTAA
- the rplI gene encoding 50S ribosomal protein L9 has protein sequence MAKIILTTDVANLGGPGDIVEVKDGYARNYLLPRGYAIVASKGAEKNVRTIQRAQESRRIRDLDHAKEIKATLEGLGAIQLTGKAAEGSKKLFGSITAAEIVDAIKAAGGPLLDKRVIELRDHIKTVGKHSVGARLHPDVKVDVRLEVKAVAQ, from the coding sequence ATGGCGAAGATCATCCTCACCACGGACGTGGCCAACCTCGGCGGCCCCGGCGACATCGTCGAGGTCAAGGACGGTTACGCGCGCAACTACCTGCTCCCGCGGGGCTACGCGATCGTGGCCTCCAAGGGCGCGGAGAAGAACGTGCGCACCATCCAGCGCGCGCAGGAGAGCCGTCGCATCCGCGACCTCGACCACGCCAAGGAGATCAAGGCGACGCTGGAGGGCCTCGGCGCCATCCAGCTGACCGGCAAGGCGGCCGAGGGCTCGAAGAAGCTCTTCGGTTCGATCACCGCGGCCGAGATCGTCGACGCGATCAAGGCGGCCGGTGGCCCGCTGCTCGACAAGCGCGTCATCGAGCTCCGCGACCACATCAAGACCGTGGGCAAGCACTCGGTCGGCGCCCGGCTTCACCCGGACGTGAAGGTCGACGTGCGGCTCGAGGTCAAGGCCGTCGCGCAGTAA
- a CDS encoding DUF3558 domain-containing protein, protein MNRRLLAVPALAFAVLAVAGCGGKTRGTANAAPSTAESSSETRSVADTAPRVPSPLNTGAITSDACATLSASARSDLALGEGEPRTTGNGPSCTFTEAADPGNQIDVTTVTANKNGLQDVYDTKANDAYWGETQAAGYPAVYAAAVDDRKNGKCGLFVGVTDELAVNILVQYDNGAGASDPCPVAMKFGESMIHTLGG, encoded by the coding sequence GTGAACCGACGACTGCTCGCCGTCCCGGCACTGGCCTTCGCCGTGCTCGCCGTCGCCGGGTGCGGCGGCAAGACCAGGGGCACCGCCAACGCCGCGCCGTCGACCGCCGAATCGAGCAGCGAGACCCGCTCCGTGGCCGATACCGCGCCGCGGGTGCCGAGTCCGCTGAACACCGGTGCGATCACGTCGGACGCCTGCGCGACGCTGTCGGCGTCGGCGCGCTCCGACCTGGCGCTCGGCGAAGGCGAGCCTCGGACCACGGGCAACGGCCCGAGCTGCACGTTCACCGAGGCGGCCGACCCGGGCAACCAGATCGACGTGACCACGGTGACGGCGAACAAGAACGGCCTCCAGGACGTCTACGACACCAAGGCCAACGACGCCTACTGGGGCGAGACCCAGGCCGCCGGCTACCCGGCCGTCTACGCCGCGGCGGTCGACGACCGCAAGAACGGCAAGTGCGGCCTGTTCGTCGGGGTGACCGACGAGCTGGCGGTGAACATCCTGGTCCAGTACGACAACGGCGCCGGCGCTTCGGACCCGTGCCCGGTGGCGATGAAGTTCGGCGAGTCGATGATCCACACCCTGGGAGGCTGA
- a CDS encoding ESX secretion-associated protein EspG produces MLDRQVTITTGTLLNLIRRRGGEPHTVLAETPTWYSDEAQREEDERVNAELAKAGLFGPRGMHPGFVATVEAIARPQLEYYGWIDGGFQGKPVSYRLLGGSAGGEAFVLAKHEELDVVVLGSSRPGELLDDFLGQIPKLAPGRGTPLAVPKSQIEGTARGDDGEFAVLRNDRPAEGSQEADELRRILALRRMGSGSLYVAARSRTGARHRIERPVNYIDTSEGRWLTEEVPGRGENRIAFTPADQRVLADRLRSAQGRLTAA; encoded by the coding sequence GTGCTGGACAGGCAAGTCACCATCACGACCGGCACCCTGCTCAACCTGATCCGGCGCCGGGGCGGCGAGCCGCACACGGTGCTCGCGGAGACGCCGACCTGGTACAGCGACGAGGCCCAGCGCGAAGAGGACGAGCGCGTCAACGCCGAGCTCGCCAAGGCCGGGCTGTTCGGCCCGCGCGGCATGCACCCCGGCTTCGTCGCGACGGTCGAGGCGATCGCCCGGCCGCAGCTGGAGTACTACGGCTGGATCGACGGCGGCTTCCAGGGCAAGCCGGTCAGCTACCGGCTGCTCGGCGGCAGCGCCGGCGGCGAGGCGTTCGTGCTGGCCAAGCACGAGGAGCTGGACGTCGTGGTGCTCGGGTCCTCGCGCCCCGGCGAGCTGCTCGACGACTTCCTCGGCCAGATCCCCAAGCTGGCACCCGGCCGCGGGACACCGCTGGCGGTGCCGAAGAGCCAGATCGAGGGAACCGCCCGGGGCGACGACGGCGAGTTCGCGGTGCTCCGCAACGACCGGCCGGCGGAGGGTTCGCAGGAGGCCGACGAGCTCCGCCGGATTCTCGCGTTGCGCCGAATGGGCAGCGGCAGCCTCTACGTCGCGGCCCGAAGCCGGACCGGCGCGCGGCACCGGATCGAACGTCCGGTGAACTACATCGATACGTCGGAAGGCCGGTGGCTGACCGAAGAGGTTCCGGGGCGTGGGGAGAACCGGATCGCCTTCACCCCGGCCGACCAGCGCGTTCTCGCTGACCGGTTACGCAGCGCACAGGGCCGGCTCACCGCGGCCTGA
- the dnaB gene encoding replicative DNA helicase, with product MALTDDRSPMYAESDPGPNEPPPDGGGGGGGGGFDRQPPQDIAAEQSVLGGMLLSKDAVADVIEALGPDDFYRPAHQAIYDCILDLYGRGEPADPITVSAELERRGELGRVGGAPYLHTLIATVPTAANAGYYAEIVSEKAVLRRLVEAGTRIVQYGYGAAAADGANIDEVVDRAQAAIYDVTERRTSEDYVALEELLQPTMDEIDAIASRGGQSQGIPTGFTDFDELTNGLHPGQMIIVAARPGVGKSTLGLDFARSASIRHGMTSVIFSLEMSRTEIVMRMLSAEAKIRLADMRGGKMSDDDWTRLARRMSEVSEAPLFVDDSPNMTMMEIRAKARRLKQRNDLKLVVLDYLQLMTSGKRVESRQQEVSEFSRQMKLLAKEIEVPVIAISQLNRGPEQRTDKRPMLSDLRESGSLEQDADLVILVNRPDAWERDDPRAGEADLIIAKHRAGPTATITVAHQLHYSRFVDLSHD from the coding sequence GTGGCGCTGACCGACGACCGCAGTCCGATGTACGCGGAGTCCGACCCGGGTCCGAACGAGCCGCCGCCCGACGGCGGTGGCGGGGGTGGCGGCGGCGGGTTCGACCGCCAGCCGCCGCAGGACATCGCGGCCGAGCAGTCCGTGCTCGGCGGCATGCTGCTGTCCAAGGACGCGGTCGCCGACGTCATCGAGGCCCTCGGCCCCGACGACTTCTACCGGCCCGCGCACCAGGCGATCTACGACTGCATCCTCGACCTCTACGGCCGCGGCGAGCCGGCCGACCCGATCACGGTGTCGGCCGAGCTGGAGCGGCGCGGGGAGCTGGGCCGCGTCGGTGGCGCGCCCTACCTGCACACGCTGATCGCGACGGTGCCGACGGCGGCGAACGCCGGGTACTACGCGGAGATCGTCTCGGAGAAGGCGGTGCTGCGCCGCCTGGTCGAGGCGGGCACCCGGATCGTGCAGTACGGCTACGGCGCGGCCGCGGCCGACGGCGCGAACATCGACGAGGTGGTCGACCGCGCGCAGGCCGCGATCTACGACGTCACCGAGCGCCGGACCAGCGAGGACTACGTCGCGCTGGAAGAGCTGCTGCAGCCGACGATGGACGAGATCGACGCGATCGCGTCGCGCGGCGGCCAGTCCCAGGGCATCCCGACCGGCTTCACCGACTTCGACGAGCTGACCAACGGCCTGCACCCCGGCCAGATGATCATCGTCGCGGCCCGCCCCGGTGTCGGCAAGTCGACACTGGGCCTCGACTTCGCGCGGTCGGCGTCCATCCGGCACGGCATGACCAGCGTCATCTTCTCACTGGAAATGAGCCGGACCGAGATCGTCATGCGCATGCTCTCGGCCGAAGCGAAGATCCGCCTCGCCGACATGCGCGGCGGCAAGATGTCCGACGACGACTGGACGCGGCTGGCCCGCCGGATGAGCGAGGTGTCCGAGGCGCCGCTGTTCGTCGACGACTCGCCGAACATGACGATGATGGAGATCCGGGCCAAGGCGCGGCGGCTGAAGCAGCGCAACGACCTGAAGCTCGTCGTCCTCGACTACCTCCAGCTGATGACGTCCGGCAAGCGCGTCGAGTCGCGGCAGCAGGAGGTCTCGGAGTTCTCGCGGCAGATGAAGCTGCTGGCGAAGGAGATCGAGGTCCCGGTGATCGCGATCAGCCAGCTGAACCGTGGTCCCGAGCAGCGCACGGACAAGCGCCCGATGCTGTCCGACCTGCGTGAGTCCGGCTCACTGGAGCAGGACGCCGACCTCGTCATCCTGGTCAACCGCCCGGACGCCTGGGAGCGCGACGACCCGCGCGCCGGCGAGGCGGACCTGATCATCGCGAAGCACCGCGCCGGGCCGACGGCGACGATCACCGTCGCGCACCAGCTGCACTACAGCCGCTTCGTCGACCTCTCGCACGACTAG
- a CDS encoding MarR family winged helix-turn-helix transcriptional regulator, whose protein sequence is MTDAVADVERAMIAIRRSQQRRALSRIGKARGRGAHDPAHELLDVVEELGDRGEPSTVTALSAAMGVDQPRASRLVARAVEQGLLRREADQRDGRRAVLVPTEAGQAHLDELHAFRRSVFAEVMADWPDEDRDTFGRLLTAFVRGYGALG, encoded by the coding sequence ATGACGGACGCGGTGGCCGACGTCGAGCGCGCCATGATCGCGATCCGCCGCAGCCAGCAGCGGCGGGCACTGAGCCGGATCGGCAAGGCCAGGGGCCGCGGCGCGCACGACCCGGCGCACGAACTGCTCGACGTAGTCGAGGAGCTCGGCGACCGCGGCGAGCCCAGCACGGTGACGGCGTTGAGCGCGGCGATGGGCGTCGACCAGCCCCGCGCGAGCCGCCTGGTGGCGCGCGCGGTCGAGCAGGGACTCCTCCGCCGCGAAGCCGATCAGCGTGACGGACGGCGTGCGGTGCTCGTGCCGACCGAGGCCGGCCAGGCGCACCTCGACGAGCTGCACGCGTTCCGCCGCTCGGTGTTCGCGGAGGTCATGGCGGACTGGCCGGACGAGGACCGCGACACCTTCGGCCGCCTGCTCACCGCGTTCGTCCGCGGGTACGGCGCCCTCGGCTAG
- a CDS encoding MarR family winged helix-turn-helix transcriptional regulator → MKPLGWWLRHLHELLESSMARVLEAESLTRRHWQVLNTIALGACTPEEVDAAMAPFVAAEGSMAPKVADLRARGWVAETGELTDAGRAAHARVEEQVKAFRAAATDGVSDDDYRTTIRTLERCAANLEAA, encoded by the coding sequence ATGAAACCCCTCGGCTGGTGGCTCCGCCACCTCCACGAGCTCCTCGAGTCCTCCATGGCCCGGGTCCTCGAAGCGGAATCGCTGACCCGGCGGCACTGGCAGGTACTCAACACGATCGCCCTCGGCGCCTGCACGCCGGAGGAGGTCGACGCGGCCATGGCGCCGTTCGTCGCCGCCGAGGGCTCGATGGCCCCGAAGGTGGCCGACCTGCGCGCCCGCGGCTGGGTCGCCGAAACCGGCGAGCTGACCGACGCGGGCCGTGCCGCCCACGCCCGCGTCGAGGAGCAGGTGAAGGCCTTCCGCGCCGCCGCGACGGACGGCGTCAGCGACGACGACTACCGGACGACGATCCGCACGCTGGAGCGGTGCGCGGCCAACCTCGAAGCCGCCTGA